One part of the Bacteroidia bacterium genome encodes these proteins:
- a CDS encoding DUF1553 domain-containing protein has protein sequence MKFLPTTRYLILGAIPISIFIFLFSCQSSYTPSQEISERLPEIVDFNYHIKPILSDRCFKCHGPDANQRKAELRLDNASQAFEKREREDGSGFYPLVAGNATNSDVFQRIMSEDAEYMMPPPEANLSLTEFEKAMIAKWIDQGAEYKDHWSFVSPNKPELPESSFEAWSRNPIDHFIGNEIQKRGLSPSEEAQKENLLRRITLDLSGLPPTPEEIQTFMADKREDAYEKAIDRLLESPHYGERMALEWLDVARYADSHGYQDDGMRNTWPWRDWVIRMFNENMPYDQFLVEQLAGDLLPDPSKDQLLATCFNRNHPQSQEGGVVDEEYRVEYVVDRTNTFGKALMGITVECAQCHDHKYDPISQEDYYSLYAYFNNNNDAGIVPYNGEAAPTVMLPTEEEEQKLAELKNKMGPLEAAIEKENYVDDLKKWLGNRSPKIAKPKGLKAEFSFEKEMTVQRAALNLDGKKSPGWAGIGKQGTVTSYFNKAKGKADAAILGDKDRKPELVEGVQGKGLKFLGDAGIRFNRDMDFDRHQPFSVSIWVKVLKEGEKGPIFNNTNGDFEGYRGWICKLNPDGSLSFQLNYVWPDNCIDYKTTDKIEVGEWTHIAMTYDGSSKASGLKFFVNGKVPAHKLIKDNLNKSLQHGVKGSNWSSFPFMLGREKERSIENIVMDELKVYERQLSELEVAYLFDPKIKVEPTQSQWLEYYVLSGKNKSFNQNLKTLTNLREEENQISTDVLEVMVMNDREEVRPTFILDRGQYDAPTSEVSPRIPSVFATNASEDIPKNRLGLAKWLVSAEHPLTARVAVNRFWIMLFGKGLVESQGDFGNQGRLPSHPELLDWLAMDFVENGWDIKAFMKQVMMSATYRQQSIPSAKALEIDPQNDWYSHFPSYRLPAETIRDNALAASGLLSTKIGGPSVYPYQPDGIWAALATRNATKYVQGEGDELYRRSMYTIWKRSSPPPSMMNFDAPDRYYCVVRRQKTATPLQSLVLMNDPQFLEASKMLASRSMKEIGGELKERVEFMYMSLLGRSAREEEQKLLADLYQAEYEAFSNEPERIEKLLAVGEMKIDPKLAQDDLAAHTILASTIMNFDEFVIKR, from the coding sequence ATGAAGTTTCTACCTACTACGAGATATCTCATCCTGGGAGCTATTCCCATTTCCATATTCATTTTTTTATTCTCCTGCCAAAGTTCCTATACCCCCAGTCAGGAAATAAGTGAACGATTGCCTGAAATAGTTGATTTCAATTATCATATCAAACCGATCCTCTCAGACCGCTGCTTTAAATGCCATGGCCCAGACGCCAATCAGCGTAAAGCAGAACTCCGTCTCGACAATGCCTCTCAGGCTTTTGAGAAACGAGAAAGAGAAGATGGCTCCGGTTTTTATCCTTTGGTAGCTGGCAATGCGACAAATAGTGATGTTTTTCAGCGGATCATGTCTGAGGATGCAGAGTATATGATGCCACCTCCAGAGGCCAATTTAAGCCTGACAGAATTTGAAAAGGCCATGATTGCCAAATGGATTGACCAGGGCGCAGAATACAAGGATCACTGGTCATTTGTAAGTCCTAACAAACCCGAGCTACCCGAAAGTAGTTTTGAAGCGTGGAGCAGAAATCCTATCGATCATTTTATTGGGAATGAAATTCAGAAAAGAGGTCTGAGTCCTTCTGAAGAAGCACAAAAAGAAAACCTCCTGAGAAGAATTACCCTCGACCTTAGCGGCCTTCCTCCTACTCCGGAAGAAATCCAGACATTTATGGCGGATAAGCGTGAGGATGCCTACGAAAAAGCCATAGATCGTTTATTGGAAAGCCCGCACTATGGCGAACGCATGGCGCTGGAATGGTTGGATGTAGCGCGCTATGCAGATTCCCATGGCTACCAGGATGATGGCATGCGCAATACCTGGCCCTGGCGCGATTGGGTAATTCGCATGTTCAATGAAAATATGCCCTATGATCAATTTCTGGTCGAACAATTAGCTGGAGACCTTCTTCCGGATCCCAGCAAAGATCAATTGCTGGCAACCTGTTTCAACCGAAATCATCCCCAGTCTCAGGAAGGGGGAGTAGTTGATGAAGAATATCGAGTTGAATACGTAGTGGACCGAACCAATACCTTTGGGAAAGCCCTTATGGGAATCACCGTAGAATGTGCTCAATGTCATGATCATAAATACGACCCCATTAGCCAGGAGGACTATTATTCCCTCTACGCATACTTCAACAACAACAATGATGCAGGCATAGTTCCCTATAATGGAGAAGCTGCTCCCACCGTTATGCTGCCCACCGAAGAAGAAGAACAGAAATTGGCTGAACTAAAAAATAAAATGGGGCCTTTGGAGGCGGCTATTGAAAAAGAGAACTATGTAGATGATCTCAAGAAATGGCTAGGTAATCGCAGTCCAAAAATTGCGAAACCCAAAGGTTTGAAAGCTGAGTTTTCCTTCGAAAAAGAAATGACGGTACAGCGAGCAGCTCTCAATCTGGACGGGAAGAAAAGTCCGGGTTGGGCGGGTATTGGCAAACAGGGTACAGTTACCTCCTACTTCAATAAAGCCAAAGGCAAAGCTGATGCTGCCATCCTGGGAGATAAAGACCGCAAACCGGAATTGGTGGAAGGAGTACAAGGTAAGGGCCTGAAATTTCTGGGAGATGCAGGTATTCGCTTCAATCGGGATATGGATTTCGACAGGCATCAGCCTTTTTCTGTGAGCATTTGGGTGAAAGTTCTTAAGGAAGGAGAAAAAGGGCCCATTTTCAACAATACCAATGGTGATTTCGAAGGTTATCGAGGTTGGATTTGCAAACTCAATCCTGATGGCAGCCTTTCCTTTCAGTTAAACTATGTATGGCCGGACAACTGCATTGATTATAAAACGACAGATAAGATTGAGGTAGGTGAATGGACGCATATTGCGATGACTTATGATGGCAGTAGCAAAGCCTCTGGCCTGAAATTCTTTGTCAATGGAAAAGTGCCTGCTCATAAATTGATCAAGGATAATCTGAATAAAAGTCTGCAACATGGAGTAAAAGGCTCCAATTGGTCCAGCTTTCCTTTTATGCTCGGCAGAGAAAAAGAGCGTTCTATTGAAAATATCGTCATGGACGAACTCAAAGTTTATGAACGACAATTATCAGAACTGGAAGTAGCTTATCTATTTGATCCTAAGATCAAAGTCGAGCCGACCCAATCCCAATGGCTGGAATATTATGTTCTCAGTGGAAAGAATAAATCCTTTAATCAAAACCTGAAAACTCTTACGAATTTACGTGAGGAAGAAAATCAAATCAGTACTGATGTCCTGGAAGTCATGGTCATGAATGATCGGGAAGAGGTTCGACCTACTTTTATTTTGGACAGAGGTCAATATGATGCTCCTACATCAGAAGTAAGTCCCAGAATACCCTCTGTATTTGCTACTAATGCTTCTGAAGACATTCCTAAAAACAGATTGGGTCTGGCGAAATGGCTGGTTTCCGCTGAACATCCTCTTACCGCTCGAGTTGCCGTCAATCGTTTCTGGATCATGTTATTTGGGAAAGGTTTGGTCGAAAGCCAGGGAGATTTCGGTAATCAGGGACGCTTGCCAAGCCATCCGGAGTTGCTGGATTGGTTGGCCATGGATTTTGTAGAAAATGGCTGGGACATCAAGGCTTTTATGAAACAAGTCATGATGAGTGCTACCTATCGACAACAATCTATCCCCAGTGCAAAAGCATTGGAGATCGATCCTCAGAATGACTGGTATTCCCACTTCCCTTCCTATCGACTGCCTGCTGAGACCATCCGAGACAATGCACTGGCGGCAAGTGGCCTGCTTTCCACAAAAATTGGAGGTCCTAGTGTATATCCCTATCAACCGGATGGCATATGGGCGGCTCTTGCTACCCGAAATGCTACAAAATATGTACAGGGAGAAGGAGATGAATTGTACCGGAGGAGTATGTACACCATATGGAAAAGAAGTTCGCCTCCGCCCTCTATGATGAATTTCGATGCACCTGACAGATATTATTGCGTGGTTAGGAGGCAGAAAACGGCTACCCCTCTTCAGTCTTTGGTCTTGATGAATGATCCTCAGTTTTTGGAAGCTTCAAAAATGCTGGCTTCAAGAAGTATGAAAGAGATCGGAGGAGAACTAAAGGAAAGAGTAGAATTTATGTACATGAGTCTCCTGGGGCGCTCGGCCAGAGAAGAAGAGCAAAAGCTCCTGGCAGATTTATACCAGGCAGAATACGAGGCTTTCTCCAATGAGCCTGAGCGCATAGAAAAGTTACTGGCGGTTGGGGAAATGAAAATCGATCCAAAACTTGCCCAGGACGATCTTGCAGCCCATACCATCCTCGCTTCTACCATTATGAATTTCGACGAATTTGTCATCAAAAGATAG
- a CDS encoding DUF1501 domain-containing protein, with the protein MSKMKKNIDHIVGGMNRRVFMRNSLLGLGGLAVSSLQNPLAASPMMGGIPDLPHFPAKVKRIIYLFQSGAPSQMELFDYKPKLKEMFGQELPESVRGNQRVTGMTANQRTFPIAMGDFEFKQHGESGIWLSEFLPHHQKIVDDITVIKSMHTEAINHDPAVTFIQTGSQIAGRPSFGSWLSYGLGSENENLPNFVVLLSRARKDGGGQPLYAKLWGNGFLPSENQGVLFRSGDEPVLYLNDPEGMDRASRRRMLSTLEKLHESQYDHTQDESVRSRIAQYEMAFRMQMSVPETLDLSKEPDHVIDMYGPDARIPGTFAYNCLLARKLSEDGVRFVQLYHQDWDMHGNLPNLMKGMAKSVDQPSAALVQDLKQRGMLDDTLVIWGGEFGRGAYSQGKLTPTNYGRDHHPRCFSIWMAGAGIKQGFSYGETDDFSYNIVKDPVHVHDFQATVMHLMGIDHERFTFKHQGRRYRLTDVHGHVVKDVLS; encoded by the coding sequence ATGAGCAAAATGAAAAAAAATATAGATCATATTGTTGGCGGGATGAACCGTAGGGTCTTTATGCGTAACAGCCTTCTCGGGCTAGGTGGATTAGCAGTCTCTTCTTTGCAAAATCCTCTTGCAGCTTCTCCGATGATGGGAGGTATACCAGACCTTCCACATTTCCCTGCCAAGGTAAAACGCATCATTTACCTCTTTCAAAGTGGTGCACCTTCTCAGATGGAGCTTTTCGACTACAAACCCAAATTGAAAGAGATGTTTGGGCAGGAGTTACCCGAATCTGTACGAGGAAATCAACGGGTGACCGGGATGACAGCTAATCAAAGAACCTTCCCTATTGCCATGGGAGATTTTGAATTTAAGCAACATGGAGAAAGTGGGATTTGGCTGAGCGAGTTTTTGCCTCATCATCAGAAAATTGTTGATGACATTACTGTCATCAAAAGTATGCATACCGAAGCCATCAATCACGACCCGGCTGTTACCTTCATACAGACCGGTTCACAGATTGCGGGCCGCCCCAGCTTTGGTTCCTGGTTGAGCTATGGCCTGGGTAGTGAGAATGAAAACCTCCCAAATTTTGTGGTGCTTTTGTCCAGAGCCAGAAAAGATGGCGGAGGCCAACCACTCTACGCAAAACTTTGGGGCAATGGCTTCCTCCCTTCCGAAAATCAAGGCGTACTTTTCCGCTCGGGAGATGAGCCTGTACTCTACCTTAATGATCCGGAGGGTATGGACAGGGCCAGTCGCCGTCGTATGTTGAGTACATTGGAAAAATTGCATGAAAGCCAATACGACCATACCCAGGACGAAAGCGTTAGATCTCGCATCGCACAATATGAAATGGCTTTTCGCATGCAGATGTCCGTACCCGAAACCCTGGACCTCAGCAAAGAGCCGGATCATGTGATCGATATGTATGGTCCAGATGCCCGTATTCCGGGCACATTCGCCTACAACTGTCTCCTCGCCCGCAAACTATCTGAAGATGGAGTACGCTTTGTCCAGCTATACCACCAGGACTGGGACATGCACGGCAATCTCCCCAACCTCATGAAAGGTATGGCCAAATCTGTAGATCAACCCTCAGCAGCCCTGGTTCAGGACCTCAAGCAAAGAGGCATGTTGGATGATACCCTTGTTATCTGGGGCGGAGAATTTGGTCGCGGCGCTTACTCCCAAGGCAAACTTACTCCCACCAACTATGGACGAGACCATCATCCTCGCTGTTTCTCCATCTGGATGGCAGGGGCAGGAATCAAACAGGGATTTAGTTATGGAGAAACTGATGACTTCAGCTACAATATCGTCAAGGATCCGGTTCATGTACATGACTTCCAGGCCACAGTTATGCATCTGATGGGCATAGACCATGAACGATTTACTTTCAAACATCAGGGCAGACGATATCGACTCACAGACGTGCATGGGCATGTGGTGAAGGATGTCTTGAGTTAA
- a CDS encoding serine hydrolase domain-containing protein: MNLFSIFRFITLGIIALFFVPSLSAQKIKTVSGESIKSDKLNQEIEAIMEGLDMPGLSIGIINNNELVYHEAFGVSNSETRVPLNKESIFEAASLSKPIFAYFALKLVETGKLDLDKPLYEYFPHPAIEEKDQENYKLITPRMVLSHSTGFPNHSNGAKIQLAFEPGKGFSYSGEAYQYLAAIIGMQHGVGWKAGLNDIFRKNVSLALKMEHSSFLWTDYLAQHKVYGHNAEGKPTHNDTGGWSGETFNAFSSLHSEAAEYAKFIIAMLKQEGLTKNSFKEMLAEQNHFQESEQLYLDTGQTGWGLGFAQKPTPYGLMHLHTGNNHTFQAYTMFIPEQKYGLVVFTNSDKLLDFLAELGSVIGEQF, translated from the coding sequence ATGAACCTATTCAGCATCTTTCGATTCATTACCCTGGGCATCATAGCTCTTTTCTTTGTACCATCCCTTTCTGCCCAAAAGATCAAAACAGTCTCAGGGGAAAGTATCAAATCAGATAAACTCAATCAGGAAATCGAGGCCATTATGGAAGGCCTTGATATGCCCGGCTTATCCATAGGCATTATAAACAATAATGAACTCGTCTATCACGAAGCTTTTGGGGTATCTAATTCGGAGACCCGGGTTCCCCTGAATAAAGAAAGCATATTTGAGGCCGCTTCTTTATCTAAACCCATCTTCGCATACTTCGCCCTGAAACTGGTGGAAACAGGAAAGCTGGATTTGGATAAACCCCTTTACGAATACTTTCCCCATCCAGCTATAGAAGAAAAAGACCAGGAAAACTATAAACTCATTACGCCTCGAATGGTCCTTTCTCACAGCACAGGTTTTCCCAATCACAGCAATGGGGCCAAGATTCAACTGGCTTTTGAACCGGGTAAAGGATTCTCCTATTCTGGTGAGGCCTATCAATACCTGGCAGCCATTATCGGTATGCAACATGGCGTGGGTTGGAAAGCGGGCCTCAATGATATTTTTCGCAAAAATGTAAGCCTAGCCTTGAAAATGGAGCACAGCTCTTTCCTTTGGACCGACTACCTCGCCCAACACAAAGTCTATGGCCATAATGCAGAAGGTAAACCTACTCACAATGATACAGGTGGATGGAGCGGAGAGACATTCAATGCCTTTTCCAGTCTGCATAGTGAGGCCGCAGAATACGCAAAGTTTATCATCGCCATGCTCAAACAGGAAGGTCTCACTAAGAATTCCTTTAAAGAAATGCTGGCCGAACAAAACCATTTTCAGGAAAGCGAACAGCTTTATCTGGATACTGGACAAACGGGCTGGGGACTGGGATTTGCTCAAAAACCTACTCCATATGGCCTGATGCACCTACATACCGGAAACAATCACACATTTCAAGCCTATACCATGTTCATCCCTGAGCAAAAATATGGCCTGGTTGTCTTTACAAATAGTGACAAACTTCTCGACTTTTTAGCTGAGTTGGGGTCTGTAATAGGAGAACAATTTTAA
- a CDS encoding RNA polymerase sigma factor, with protein sequence MGNKPSAKESDYLKKIKDGDLHAFRFLVDENKDILLSLAQSILKDKSWAEDVLQDALIKVFHKIGSFRENSSFKTWLYRIVINTAYNELKKRKSYQTHKLAAQENQPENIERKHPLRAEERKLFIQSTLDKLKADEALLLRLYYLCEMNIAEISASTGFKKAKIKTALYRGRINFKIELERILGTEIKEIL encoded by the coding sequence GTGGGGAATAAGCCATCAGCAAAAGAATCGGATTACCTAAAAAAAATAAAGGATGGAGATCTCCATGCCTTCCGATTTCTGGTGGATGAAAATAAAGACATTTTATTGAGTCTGGCTCAATCCATTCTCAAAGACAAAAGTTGGGCGGAAGATGTATTGCAGGATGCTTTGATAAAGGTATTTCACAAAATTGGGAGCTTTCGGGAGAACTCTTCTTTCAAAACCTGGCTATATCGGATCGTCATCAATACCGCCTATAACGAATTGAAAAAGCGGAAAAGTTATCAGACACATAAATTGGCGGCCCAGGAAAATCAGCCGGAAAACATAGAGCGTAAACATCCCCTCAGAGCAGAAGAACGAAAATTATTCATTCAATCGACTCTGGATAAATTGAAAGCAGATGAGGCCCTGCTATTGCGCCTTTACTATTTATGCGAAATGAATATTGCCGAGATTTCAGCCAGTACCGGATTTAAAAAAGCCAAGATCAAAACTGCCCTTTACAGAGGGAGGATCAATTTTAAAATAGAATTAGAAAGAATATTGGGAACTGAAATAAAAGAGATTTTATGA
- a CDS encoding glycosyltransferase, which translates to MDLSIIIPAFNEEKLIADTIERIQSGMQEVFEENFDWELILADNASTDDSAKIAKALGAKVVLEPIHQISRVRNRGASIAQGTYFLFVDADSYPQKELLLEVKENITLKNSVGAGTTIDVQGGRLWSKLQMERLNPFMRLFSYTWGAFVLCRRDIFEEIGGFSEDLFALEEIEFVRRLKKAARKKGLKFYMLKTPLFTAGRKDELSLKAILQLFFSHSLAVIFLLLHIILPRSLRPKAKSSLFSFWYGRRE; encoded by the coding sequence ATGGACCTATCCATCATCATACCTGCCTTTAATGAGGAAAAACTGATCGCTGACACGATCGAGCGGATTCAGTCTGGAATGCAGGAAGTATTTGAAGAGAATTTTGACTGGGAATTGATTCTTGCAGATAATGCTTCTACCGATGATAGTGCTAAAATCGCGAAAGCTTTGGGAGCGAAAGTAGTCCTGGAACCTATCCACCAAATCTCGCGAGTCAGAAATCGGGGAGCTAGCATAGCCCAGGGAACATATTTCTTATTTGTAGATGCCGATTCTTATCCTCAAAAGGAACTTCTTTTAGAAGTGAAAGAAAATATAACACTGAAAAATTCTGTGGGAGCTGGAACAACAATTGATGTTCAGGGAGGAAGGCTGTGGAGTAAATTGCAGATGGAGCGACTGAATCCCTTCATGCGTTTGTTTTCTTATACCTGGGGAGCTTTTGTTTTGTGTCGAAGAGATATTTTCGAAGAAATAGGAGGCTTTAGCGAAGATCTTTTTGCTCTGGAAGAAATCGAATTCGTGAGAAGATTGAAAAAGGCAGCTCGAAAAAAGGGATTAAAATTTTACATGCTAAAGACTCCACTCTTTACGGCAGGTAGAAAAGATGAATTGAGCCTGAAGGCGATTTTGCAGCTATTCTTCTCCCATAGCCTGGCGGTGATTTTTTTACTTCTGCACATAATTCTCCCAAGATCCCTGAGGCCTAAAGCGAAAAGTAGCTTATTCAGCTTTTGGTATGGGCGTAGGGAATAA
- a CDS encoding Nif3-like dinuclear metal center hexameric protein, whose product MEPTTPNRRAFIKQTGITLSATAFLGLSPLACQSQEELSVQGAIDLIMAQVPGERNPDTVDTIKSSSGDQKLTGIVSTFLATVEVIREAIDKNANLIITHEPTYYNHRDEVDWLKEDAVYEYKRKLLEEHNIVVWRFHDYWHQVEPDGILQGFINALGWQGFLNTKIENACFIPKTTMKELAAFLKRQLKLDRCFFVGDGDLECSSVGLLPGAWGKDKHIDLLREDIEVLIIGEAAEWETVEYVRDASLAGMKKGLIILGHAMSEEPGMLYLVEWLGRFLPQVPTFHVPAKDPFTPV is encoded by the coding sequence ATGGAACCTACTACACCCAACCGCCGCGCCTTTATCAAACAAACAGGCATCACCCTTTCAGCAACTGCTTTCCTGGGGCTTTCCCCCTTAGCTTGCCAATCTCAGGAAGAACTCAGCGTGCAGGGAGCCATCGACCTTATCATGGCCCAGGTACCCGGAGAACGTAACCCTGATACTGTTGATACAATCAAATCCAGTTCGGGCGATCAGAAACTGACGGGCATTGTTAGCACCTTTCTGGCAACTGTTGAAGTTATCCGTGAAGCCATCGATAAAAATGCCAACCTTATCATCACCCATGAACCTACTTATTACAATCACAGAGATGAAGTAGACTGGTTGAAAGAGGATGCGGTTTACGAATACAAGCGGAAGCTGCTGGAGGAACATAATATCGTTGTCTGGCGTTTTCATGATTATTGGCATCAAGTTGAGCCGGATGGAATTTTGCAAGGCTTCATCAATGCGCTCGGATGGCAGGGTTTTCTCAATACCAAAATTGAAAATGCCTGCTTTATCCCCAAAACAACTATGAAGGAATTGGCCGCCTTCCTGAAAAGACAATTGAAACTGGACCGCTGTTTCTTTGTGGGCGATGGAGATTTGGAATGCTCCAGTGTAGGCTTGCTGCCCGGAGCCTGGGGCAAAGACAAACACATAGATTTACTCCGAGAGGATATCGAAGTACTGATTATCGGCGAAGCAGCCGAATGGGAAACGGTAGAATATGTTCGGGATGCCTCTCTGGCCGGCATGAAAAAGGGCCTGATCATCCTCGGCCATGCCATGAGTGAAGAACCGGGCATGCTCTATCTGGTCGAATGGCTGGGTCGCTTTTTGCCTCAGGTTCCGACTTTTCATGTGCCTGCGAAAGATCCTTTTACTCCGGTATAG
- a CDS encoding DUF4136 domain-containing protein, translated as MRNILWMVCGMALLLGACKSVVLVSADQINRSNKNDFETFAFAEIEKKVKVNRVDTEKTRAVLEQAVVKEMEDAGYVYSAEDPDLLLDLRINYIRTDRNRSRYNNGPYNNGPYSRTFYGRYNYYDLRQERFVTESNIIASIDLLFASSIQERKLWKGVAETRLIGKIDKRIERLEMAIQKLIVGFETGEEK; from the coding sequence ATGAGGAATATACTCTGGATGGTATGTGGAATGGCCCTCTTATTGGGTGCTTGTAAAAGTGTTGTATTGGTTTCCGCAGATCAGATAAATAGAAGCAACAAAAATGACTTTGAAACCTTTGCTTTTGCAGAGATTGAGAAAAAGGTAAAAGTAAATCGGGTGGATACCGAAAAGACCCGAGCAGTACTGGAACAGGCCGTAGTAAAGGAAATGGAAGATGCGGGATACGTATATTCTGCAGAAGATCCGGATCTTTTGCTGGACCTACGCATCAATTACATACGTACCGATCGCAATCGTTCCCGCTACAATAATGGTCCGTATAACAATGGGCCTTATTCCCGGACCTTCTATGGGCGATACAATTATTATGACCTGCGTCAGGAACGCTTTGTAACCGAAAGCAACATCATTGCCAGCATTGACCTGTTATTTGCCTCCAGCATTCAGGAACGCAAACTCTGGAAGGGTGTTGCAGAAACCCGACTTATAGGAAAAATCGACAAGCGAATAGAGCGTCTCGAAATGGCCATCCAAAAATTGATCGTTGGATTCGAGACGGGGGAAGAAAAGTAG
- a CDS encoding sugar phosphate isomerase/epimerase has translation MNYYKKASQLNRRKFLQKASALGIISMLPGSMYSSNTTLSKKLGVNLGVITYSFRSMPGSAEELLAYMAELGLNSTELMGDPAEAFAGAPIRPKVKNWRKQTDKEKESMQAWQKALHNWRMNAPMEKFKDLRKMYTKEGVAIDIVKFNLARMDDDEVNYAFKAAKALGAKGITLERSDAAMQRLAPFASEHKLNIGYHNHAKVDFESWDKGLELSDFNAVNLDIGHYVAGTNESPIPLIKKYHNRITNLHLKDRKKDNGPNMPWGEGDTPIGEVMRLLRDEKYDFLAAIELEYKIPKGSDAVKEVKNCIDFVKDALA, from the coding sequence ATGAACTACTACAAAAAAGCCTCTCAATTAAACAGACGTAAATTTTTACAAAAAGCCTCTGCCCTGGGCATAATTTCTATGTTGCCCGGCAGTATGTATAGCAGCAATACGACACTTAGCAAAAAACTGGGTGTCAATCTTGGCGTGATCACCTACAGTTTCAGGAGCATGCCGGGAAGTGCTGAAGAACTCCTTGCGTATATGGCTGAATTAGGCTTGAATAGTACGGAATTGATGGGAGATCCTGCAGAAGCTTTTGCCGGTGCTCCTATTCGCCCCAAAGTCAAAAACTGGCGTAAGCAGACTGATAAAGAGAAGGAGTCCATGCAAGCCTGGCAGAAAGCCCTCCACAACTGGCGCATGAACGCTCCTATGGAAAAATTCAAGGACTTAAGAAAGATGTATACGAAAGAAGGGGTTGCCATAGACATCGTTAAGTTCAATTTGGCGCGTATGGATGATGATGAGGTAAATTACGCTTTCAAAGCCGCGAAGGCCCTGGGAGCAAAAGGAATCACCCTGGAAAGAAGTGATGCTGCTATGCAAAGACTCGCTCCTTTCGCCAGTGAACACAAACTCAATATTGGCTACCACAATCATGCGAAAGTCGATTTTGAAAGCTGGGACAAAGGCCTGGAGTTATCTGACTTCAATGCAGTCAATCTGGACATTGGCCATTATGTAGCTGGAACCAATGAATCTCCCATTCCTTTAATCAAAAAATATCATAATCGAATTACCAATCTTCACCTCAAGGATCGCAAAAAAGATAATGGGCCCAATATGCCCTGGGGAGAAGGAGATACGCCGATTGGAGAGGTGATGAGGCTACTACGAGATGAAAAGTATGATTTTCTCGCTGCCATTGAACTCGAATACAAAATTCCCAAAGGTTCGGATGCGGTGAAAGAAGTCAAAAATTGCATCGACTTTGTCAAGGATGCTTTGGCTTAA